One window from the genome of [Clostridium] celerecrescens 18A encodes:
- a CDS encoding aspartate carbamoyltransferase regulatory subunit, producing MLNISGLKEGIVLDHIEAGKSLEIYYNLGLDKLDCQVAIIKNARSNKMGKKDIIKIEGGLDHIDLDILGYIDHNITVNIIKDNLIVEKKTLSLPNKITNVIQCKNPRCITSIEQGLPHVFYLADEQKEVYRCRYCEEKYSK from the coding sequence ATGTTAAATATCAGCGGATTAAAAGAAGGAATCGTATTAGACCACATTGAAGCCGGCAAAAGTCTGGAAATCTATTATAACCTGGGTCTGGACAAGCTGGATTGCCAGGTTGCCATCATTAAGAATGCAAGAAGCAATAAGATGGGAAAAAAGGACATCATAAAAATTGAAGGCGGCTTAGACCACATTGATTTAGACATTCTGGGATACATTGACCATAACATTACGGTTAACATTATAAAGGATAACCTGATTGTGGAAAAGAAGACCTTAAGCCTTCCTAATAAGATCACCAACGTGATTCAATGCAAAAACCCCCGCTGCATTACCTCCATCGAGCAGGGGCTTCCTCATGTATTTTATCTTGCCGATGAGCAGAAAGAAGTTTACCG
- the pyrB gene encoding aspartate carbamoyltransferase, whose amino-acid sequence MRHLLNPLDFSVEETGQLLDLAKDIEENLPKYSHVCDGKKLATLFYEPSTRTRLSFEAAMLNLGGSVLGFSSADSSSAAKGESVADTIRVLSCYADICAMRHPKEGAPLVAANHSSIPVINAGDGGHQHPTQTLTDLLSINSLKGRLNDLTIGLCGDLKFGRTVHSLINALVRYENIKFILISPPELRVPEYIREDVLKANNIEFVEMDSLDDAMPSLDILYMTRVQKERFFNEEDYIRLKDCYILDKKKMKLAKEDMYVLHPLPRVNEISVEVDEDPRAAYFKQAQYGVYVRMALIMTLLEVEKSC is encoded by the coding sequence ATGAGACATTTACTTAACCCGTTAGACTTTAGTGTGGAAGAGACAGGACAACTCTTAGACCTGGCGAAAGATATCGAAGAAAATCTTCCAAAATATTCTCATGTATGCGATGGAAAAAAATTAGCGACATTATTTTATGAGCCAAGTACAAGAACTCGTTTGAGTTTCGAGGCTGCCATGTTAAATCTGGGCGGCAGTGTACTAGGCTTTTCTTCTGCCGACTCCAGTTCTGCCGCAAAAGGAGAAAGTGTTGCTGATACCATTCGGGTTCTCTCCTGCTACGCAGACATATGTGCCATGAGACATCCAAAGGAAGGGGCTCCACTGGTAGCTGCCAACCATTCCAGCATACCGGTAATCAATGCCGGTGACGGAGGCCACCAGCATCCGACCCAGACCCTTACTGATCTGCTTTCCATCAATTCTTTAAAAGGCCGTTTGAATGATCTGACCATTGGCCTCTGTGGCGACTTAAAATTTGGCCGCACGGTTCACTCTCTGATTAATGCTCTTGTTCGTTACGAAAACATCAAATTCATCTTAATTTCCCCCCCAGAGCTGCGGGTGCCTGAATACATCCGAGAAGATGTACTGAAAGCCAATAACATTGAATTTGTAGAAATGGACAGCCTTGACGATGCCATGCCTTCTCTTGATATCCTCTATATGACCCGCGTCCAGAAGGAACGCTTCTTCAACGAGGAAGATTACATCCGTTTAAAAGACTGCTACATTCTGGACAAAAAGAAAATGAAACTGGCGAAAGAAGATATGTATGTTCTTCACCCTCTTCCAAGAGTCAACGAAATCTCAGTGGAGGTTGACGAGGATCCCCGAGCCGCCTACTTTAAGCAGGCACAGTACGGCGTGTATGTGCGTATGGCTCTTATCATGACATTACTGGAGGTAGAAAAATCATGTTAA